agtaattattgattgtagtcgttttttatttttttaattactttggactagagggcgctatatatttttatattttttcttgaaagctgaggattttttacacaacatatctcgatatcagggttgctattttttcgtttttcagatatgattttaaaaaaaaatcatttttccccatttgtccaaaaataactttctgcaaaaaatcatagcattagaactactgaaccgatttagatgatcgatatattaaattgaagccaataagcaaaactcacacttgcgggaagattggattctagtagcataggtctagtttagtcacatatgaatattgatcgaagacttaaaacatgttaaatttacaaaattctaacttaaaaacgataattatagcatctctgatatcgaaatatgttaagtaaatactcctcagctttccataaaaaatataaaaaaatatagcgctcctatctttaaccgagaaaactatgaaaaactaactcaatccataattacaaaaacaaaattaaattttttcgcaaaagtaatatttttttttaaatatatctcgtaagcttcaatttgatatgtcgatgatatgaatctattggaccgattcgaaagttatgactttttgtagtgggaaaaatggggaaaaattgtttttcgaaccatcgattagttttgcaaaatcatatttcaaaaacgaaaaaaatagcatctctgatatcgagatattttatgcaaaagtgctcagctttcaatccatgttaaaaataggatccatattatatgcaagttaaatatttctcaataaaagctcattggcttaaatttgatatgtcgatcatctaaatcggttgagtggttcgaaagttataaatttttgaaaaaagtcattttgggaaaaagtggaaaaaatgatttttgggatcaccctaaaatggaaatgggcaccctaatgacaaattaaaaaaatacgagtttaatgttttgcgataaagaacaaaattaccacttttgacgaagagctgagaaccactatattagtttggcatggaatggctgtatatatatatacagaatacaatcttacgtgcatcgtgatgtacaaagtattaatgaataagtgaaaattaacgttaaaagacatttctatagatctgcacacttttacagacttttccacatttttaacagacattcacatgtttttacatactttttttaaaaatcatctggcagctcttccttccactttttatcgaatatttccaaatcgcaggagtaaacatttacgtgactctgactttgtttgtttttattacgttcggaaaaacgttatgacaaagagaggggacattaaaaatgcgttgctcagtgaaaggctgagatggtcttttagagatgcaatggttaattaaacaattgacggaaaaatgtagttcgttaattttataattttacttatttttgcccttgacaacaatatctcttttatagtgttgattatcataagaaaaataacactcctgatcgttggatctcttttgacatttcaattggatctgttttgacagccgttttgattcagtccgcactacctaggttgtaagcgcgtagttctagttgtattcattgtatcgagtcatactatagcttgttggaaaggtatttttgcgcgctataatatagtccgtgacagtgttttgtttggttaagtcgttcgtgagttatagtgtcgcaaatatggagcaaaataaagagaaaatccgacatctTTTACAGtgctactatgacaaaggcaaaaatgcatctcaagctgccaataaaatttgtgcagtttatgaacccgatatagtttccatttccaccgcacaacgatggtttcaacgttttcgttctggtgtagaggtcgtcgaagatgcgccacgctccggaaggcctgtcgtcgaaaattgcgacaaaatcgctgaattagccgagaaagaccggcatagtagcagccgtagcatcggccaagggctggggataagtcatcaaaccgttattaaccatttgaagaagcttggattcacaaagaagctcgatgtatgggtgccacacacgttgacgcaaaaaaaacatctttgaccgtatcgacgcatgtgaatcgctgctgaatcgcaacaaaatcgacccgtttctgaagcggatggtgactggcgatgaaaagtgggccacttacgacaacgtgaagcgcaaacggtcgtggtcgaagcccgctgaagcggatcagacggtggccaagtcctcattaacggccaggaaggttctgctgtgtgtttggtgggattgtcaaggaataatctattatgagctgcttccctatggccaaacgctcaattcggacctgtactgccaacaactggaccgcttgaaggtagcactcatgaagaagaggccatctttgataaacagaggccgcattgtcttccatcaggacaacgccaggccacacacttctttggtgacgcgccagaagatccgggagctcggatgggagattcttttgcatccgccgtatagtccggaccttgcaccaattGACTACTACCTGTTttttccatggcgaacgagctaggtagtcagaagttagccacaaaagaggcctgtgaaaattggctatccgagttttttgcttaaaacttaaaacagatgattgtaattttatgaacaaatgaaaattcaaaaaaaataccgcaggacttttttgacagcctaatatgatacgaaagagttgcaatcggatacgtcattcctgattgtttattgtgcttgagtggaaatatcgcaaaatttatacagaaatggttaaataaagaaaacaaaattttctaagtttctatgtttcgcgcaacgaaaacaagcagcacacaaaaaaacaaacatcgatgtttagaagcgacctataatcatttgcactcttctcttttttcgccttctTTGCCTTGACTCGGATGGttatgttaattgcaatgccagatgcacttcacattcgctagcgttcacagctcgaggggaaacattaaatacaaaacgagcagaataagcgacctttgttgtttcgggcacagaaagattctgagaattttactcagaggagatgcaatacttgtacgctagcgacagcttacttactatgcaagggtggagtttacttcgcaaattttctcttttcgctatcccccttcgttgtttctattctagcggctgcataagacgCTCGTTATTGGCAGCTtagttcgggaaagcacacaaatggacagaacaaatgtatgggaaaacgggaatgcttccaattttcatcaatttaaaccatatacagactatgggattgtaaagtatagcatatcaaacaaaaaaatcttagaaaatttccaatttgattggtatgcaaatcgtttaaatccgttcgtagaaaaaatagttattaacgttaaatttataaaaaccttttatgtaagacgtagtcctacgtcaaaaatctaaaattggaggtgatatacatacatccaagacacattacttgtatgatgtaTATAACTGGAATATGTatatgaaattggaggccatatacatatatgatatatatgatgtaatataaacgataattatacgatttaagtttttctaggatgtatgtatatcgcctccacgtttgcatgtatgggctggcaggggcatcatatacatgcaatttatattagtcatacttgtatgtttgtgaatttattattattattattatttatttctttgttcATCTGACAAATGTCTTAATgaatataaacataaaaaacaaaattttaaaatacaaacattaaaaacaaaacaaaacattaaaaaacatgaaTGCGTCCAATCCTTTGACGAAATCTGGTAGATGACTCTCCAAACTCGAACAGATCTTCTACTATCGAGAAAGTACGAATCATTCCCGTTACGGGTTCATTATGACCAAAACTAGAACGGTGTGTCGCGGGCTGTAAAAGGCTTGTTGAGCGAAGAACTCTGGATGGCGCACGCATATTGATGCGGGAAAGCAGCACGGGTGAGTCAATTTCATCGTTGAGTATCTTGGCGACGAGCGTACATTGTTGATGTTTCCGTCTTCGCTCAAGAGTATCCAACCCTAGCAAGAGACATCTGTCAGGATAAGGCGGAAGATTCTGAGGACAGCGCCATGGCAGGGAGCTGAGAGCACGACGAATAAACATTTTCTGTACTCGTTCAATACGTAGGATCCACGATAGTTGATAGGGCATCCACACTACAGAAGCATTTTCCAAAATAGGGCGCACTAATGAACAATATAGCGCCTTCAATAAGGATCCGTGAATTCTCGGGAGATCCTCAAGATGAATCCAAGTTGACGGTAGGCCTTGGAAGCTAACGTCGAGCGATGTATGCTGAAAGTAAGCTTCGGATCCAGTATCACACCGAGGTCGTTCACCTGATTGACACGGGCCAGCACATGGTTTTCCAGAGAGTAGTCAAAGGATATTGGTTCCTTCTTGCGATGAAATGTCATGATAACACATTTGGCAATGCTTACTGTCATTTTGTTCAATTGACACCACACCCAGAAGCTGTTGAGCAAGCTTTGTAACTGATGGCAATCCTCAATGCATTTAACGGTGAGAAAAATTTTCAAGTCATCTGCGTAGATGAGAACACAACCTGGTTTCAAAAATGTGGTGAATTTattcctcaaaataaaatcattacactaaaccttcgtttcaaacaatttatacagtaaccaaatcacgcaataaacatcaataattgttgggaatctcttatcactatttgtttaaatttaaaaaggtgcttaactccagttttgttgacaccttttatgcattcaattaaatcgtacgataaatcatatataaacataaacattcccacctttcatcctccattaaacacctcgtagtagaaatctgttagtattcatacactctcctacgaaacatagtggaaaaaaatatattcgtcgacgTAAACAAGctgtgaaaaaggagacacttttcgacgagtgatttgtatgaagttccactgccgtgctaccgttgtacttcgaaaattgtatgtctgtcaccatgtacagcgctagaaccatgcaagcaactcggtacaatcgctgtacctgtaccgacctattttaccgctgtacatggctacagttgtactgttcGCAGCGCCACAaatggttagtggtgggtagcattaacaaactgaatcaaaacacttggtaaatattcttttcattgactttctcttgagttaataactcagattggaaacttgtttgttgtgtttgatgtttcagacgctaaataaaaaactttttcattgaaacatgtggtgaaaattggtcgaatttttgattgtcagtttgacatgcgttgcaatgtacaaccaaagtatgtctgtcatgctacgatggtacctgtacaacgctgtacacgtacaacgctagtacagctgtatgtctgtccctggtattacagagacaaggctagttctttagcgagtaaacatttttttttatgacgtcatccgaattgtcagtgtaaacagtcgccagttgtattttgttttccgacttacgcgtaaatgttcctgaaatgaaaaatcgaaaatggttcaatgcgctgtgagcgggtgtataaattatgaaaatgacattatcgggccaaaaaagagattctttcgctttccgaaaaaccgagaattatgttctttgtggataaatgttttatcaaattattcatggtgttaaatataatcaactatattatcaacgcacaaacttacaaagcacgaaaaataaaaaataagaacacattgtttacttcaacgactcagatgacgtcactaaaaaatgactgatccggagtagctagccttgtctctgtaagccgtgggtttgtttacaagttttaggtgaaggaactgtgaaattgattctcaaagttcaaaatattcggcgaaATATTGCAttctaataatgttgatttgaagcatttttaatttacagttcgatatcagtacaattgctacggcagcgaTTTGAGTACTCGCATCCTCAttcagtttcctaacgtttttgatggtaaataaaaacaataaacattcgatccaaatactcgccgattgtttgggccgattgctttgaatcgaacattcacttcaccgtgtagcagcacattcgtcacaacatttgacgattcatcgagtcaaatgtttgagtccaacattcgagtgaaacgttggacgaatcgtgtagcgcccgcataagTTTAGTTCGATGCGCAACTCTTACAAATCTAACATTAAGGtaagcagggatgccaggtttgatgtcttcattttgtagacttttgacttactgtgaagacatttgattttgtggagacattttgaagacattatgaaatatgtgaagacatttcagtacgatagcgtatgtgaatttttgagagatattattttcttgaatttctaactattggccggaAAGATCGTCAAACGAAGTAGGGATTTTGTATCAGTGTCATTCGATCGCttttttttatcagtgtcacttgtttgcttttgttcttagtaatcaacAGAGACTTTTGCCTCGGGTTTTTTACTGTTCAACTAGTAATAATCCTCGATTTTTGACACCTCGGATAAACCTCAATGGTtatgatatcgccactgcgcaaagctagtCTCGGGGTCATTCACTCGCTTTTATCAAACTTCTCCAAGCAGATCTTCCACAAgtatatagaatgaattcaacaacgaGGGACCTCTAATGTCTCTAgtagacattagttcatttgcactagaaaatttgaatgattgttacattgtatttttattaatttggacCTATATTATACAATGGATTAATCTAGATccttcaaacgaccacttcacagaACGAAGGTATTCCGGTTACACACCGTTTCAATAAtcagttttatggatatggtttgagctataaacaaaacttcaaagctaaaataaacaaactgagttatcacagttctgTTTTTGTTGAAAACCTGTGGCAATGCTCACTCAATCAACGGTATATCAGActaattatcatttctaaactcaaGAAGTTTAGTTCGCAGTTGtgaaatatattctttgttcacatttattgaaataaacttcaaaacctcaaggcAAGTTTAGTGAAATGTGCTATATACCAATGCCAATTAATATACaattgaataagctatcaagCTTGGTCCAAATGTAAgctatgaattttaattttttcgatatgactgtaacttttgaagacattttttcgtaccatgtgaagacatttgaagacatttttacgtacaatgtgaagacatttgaaaaaaatcgcctggcatccctgcgtgTAAGCTAGAAATTGCACCTATAGTTGAGACCGTCTAAATCTAAGTACTGGAGCTAAGTACTGTTTGAATATGTCCATAACATTGCGAACACAATAATAGTTAACCAAGTTAACTAATGATACACATAATTCAATCCAagggaaaaaagaaaatatttattgatccatttattgagaattgatttagatccaatttcaatcaaaatattaCTAAACCAAcgattgttgacgtaggaaaCCTTGCGGTTTTATGGCATATATAAGGGTGCTTAgttttttaacgttaatttttcgTCATGGCAATGTTGCCATATTTGTACATGCCGATTGGATTTGAGCCGAACGCATTTCAGACTTCGATCGAGTCgcgaaattcaattgaatttcaaatccgatcggTTTCCTTAAGGACTGTGAATATTTGGTCAGAGAAATAGAGATCTATTATTCTCTTGGTGGAGTAATCGATATTTTGTATAGTATTGACTCAACGATGCCATATTCATGCTCGTTggaaaggtgacatttcacatcAGAATgcaatttgctgttttttgttttgggtaTTATATTATCAGTTACAGAGTGTTGAAAATGGGAGTCAATAAAGATGAAATTCGGTACATTGTACTGCTATTCTTCGATAAAGACGAATATGCAAGCCAGGTGACTGAGATTGTGTATGGTGTTTATGGTCCCGACACAGATAACACccgattaacacgttgactgacagttataaaataataaaataaaaatatatacggtttgttttcagatgttttacaaaatgtgatcactttctagtcgaattgctgactattttctatttatacaaaaaGTATCTTTGTAAACTGGGATCGACACTGATagtgtgcaaacgctcttgttgcgggctgaatggaaaacgcagcaagaaaaaatcagGACTTAAGTGCAATCGAATTCGTTCAGATATTTTTATTGTGAAGATGCACAGAGCGTCGTCGTTGTTGACGAGCGTTATCGAAAATGTCAGTAGAAtgatgaacatttttttgagCGTGACCTTTATGTAAGCACTGTTTTGAATGCCTAGGGCTAAACATTGAACGTGAAAATCGTGTGGATTCAAGATGACTGTATGGGAGCCACATGAGTTAACGCAAGACACACTAATAAACCGAATTTCCATCTGCGAATCGCTGCAACAAAATCGAACCATTTCTGAAGCGTATGataactggtgatgaaaagtgaattGCCGTGAACAAAACAACGAACTGTTGTCGGAACGTGGTGAGTCAGCGCTTAGATTGATATCGTGGAAGATTTTACGTGTGTTGAATGCAACTTACCGGGAATCCGGCGCCAGGATTGTCGTTTTATGATAACGCATTGATTCCCAATATGGCACAGCTGCGCACACactcgataaaaaaaactttaaaactcGATAAAATAGGATACTTAGGATGATGTTAGAGCGTAAATAGTAGAAATTAGAGACTGTGATAcatggaaaaaaacaaatgcaatgtAATCGGGATTTAAAGCTCACTGTAATTATGCATTTTTATTTCTCATTTAGCTGGTACTTTTGTAATTTATCCACATTTGCGCTAGTGTTGCAATCGGGTTGTTATAAAAACTGCAGAATCTAAAGAtgaaaacattacattttttaTCGAGTTCTAGACTCGCTTGTTGCTTGTGTTCAGTATACGGATGGATAAGTTAGATCTTCTATGCATTTCTATAACAAAGTTTCTCATATTTTATGTAGTACATTTGTATCGTTTTTCGTCCGTGCACtgtatttgaataaatttgttgTTTGCTGTTGATTATGTTGAATTCATTCTTCCATTTGTTGCCCAAAAACGAGAATTAACGAATAAATAGTGGTGTCGTGTACGCTAGAAgttttgttgacatttcattgaACGTGTGGTACGCTAGATATACTCTTGGAGTTATCTTGGTCTACTTCGAAGTCATCGTTAAACTAAGTTGTGGTTTTGTTACTTATCAGTAAGATTAGATCTCGATAAAAGTTACAGAAATTATAACACCGTTTATAGTAATAGTTTACTCTCTTTCTTTATCGTCCCATTTGTTTCACGTTTTACTGCTATCAAAAATGCGTTATCGGGTATCAAGTAGGTCAACTTGCATCTATATCTTCTATACCTttcaatgttttatttagtgaAATTTCgaatattaaaattttaatttatagTTGTCTCATTAATTCGGCAGCTTGCTCTACTTGCCGTCCGATTTAACGGGGTTGCGGTTTTTGTGACCACGGAACGAGGCTTGAATTTTGCTTGCCGCTTTGTGCAGTTCAGGATCGTCCATGTCGATGTCTAACTCCTCGGCAACCTGGAAGCGgacgtttttgttttttttaacctTAATTGTTATGTTTAAACCGAATACAATCATACCTTTTTGGTTAATTCGTCGATATCGACCTCTTCCTTCTTATCGTTCTCATTGCTTTTCTTGTCGGTGCCGTCTTTCCGGGACATGTGTCCCCGGAAGCACGCCTGAATCCTGGTGGCGGCCTGAGTCAATTCTGCAATGGGAATAATAGATTTATTTAATTAGAAAAACTGagtgagaaaaacgtgttttagGCAATCATGAATATTAGACTAAAATTTTTTCAGGGTCATAATGGATTGCATAAAAATGAATAGTCCACATATGTAAACATATTCATCGATGTCTGTAccattatttgtattttgtttcTCAATTCTTCAATGACATCAACGTTCCCAAGAAATCTTGTCCTTTCAACATTAAGGGTGTTCCGCAAACAAGGATACGTGTAAaatgacaaacaatttttttttcgaatatcaaattatttttatttgattctAAAGACGAAAGCCAAATCAATCGGTCGTTTATTGTCGCGTCGATTACTGTAAGTTGTGGcttttttttctcatcatagTGTATTTTCTATCACGCGTTTACCGTGGGTTGTATTTTTCCTCTTTATTATAGCGACTTTCGacatttttggctggttcgttatttccatttcggaagaatgtcgggagtaagaattgaactcgtgactttcagcgtgagaggtacggatgttaccactaccccAGATCGTGGAAGAAGCCTCATTGAAACTTGACAAAGGTGCTGGCTTTTAATTTTCGTCAATTCATCGCCATTACAATTGGAGTCTATTATTTAACACGACAGAAAGGGGGGTGGCTtttgatatggagatctctgactCTGAAACTACTGACACCCTTTCAATTGCTCAAACGGGTGCTGGATAATCGCTGAAGCGCACTCCCACTTCGAAAGATTTTTCTTCCGGAGAAGTATCATTCTACCCCAAAAAGCCCCTCTTAAATAAACCCACAAACCACTCCTCTCAACCCCCCAAACCATCCACTTAAACACAATAGCTTTGAAGCTTTAAGAGCCATGtatatcatgaaaaatctcgacaTATATACCTCCGTGACCGAAATTTCAATGGTTCGACCAAACAAACTGCGAACTGTCGTGACTGATTGGaagcacgcaaacgagattgttgtcgaccagAGATTTACCA
The Toxorhynchites rutilus septentrionalis strain SRP chromosome 2, ASM2978413v1, whole genome shotgun sequence genome window above contains:
- the LOC129764385 gene encoding sperm surface protein Sp17 isoform X2 encodes the protein MKKEDVKGSDAQQNSSADGEREPTQQELEAEFDPNDEELTQAATRIQACFRGHMSRKDGTDKKSNENDKKEEVDIDELTKKVAEELDIDMDDPELHKAASKIQASFRGHKNRNPVKSDGK